The Streptomyces sp. NBC_01268 genome segment TCGTACAACCGCTCCTCGTACACCGTCTTCGGGCGCTCGGGGAGCTCGGGGACGGCCAGCTTCCAGGTCTCGCGGGTCCTGGTCGCGGTCGAGCACAGGGCCAGGTCGAGGGGGATCCCGGATTCGGCCAGCCGGCGGCCCGCGACGGGGGCGTCCTGACGCCCGCGCTCGGCGAGCGGGCGCTCGTGGTCGGAGGTCTGCGGCCAGTCGGCCTTGGCGTGTCGGAGCAGCACGATCCTGCGGGGTGTGTCGACGCTCATGCTCCACAGCTTTGCACGAATCAGGCCGTGTTGACTCGGAGAGCGCCGGGGAGCACGCCTCAGAGGGACAGCGTCTGCTGGAGCTGTTCCAGGAGCCGTCCGACGGTGATGTCGCCGCTCACGGCCTGCGCCTGCTCCGGTCCCGTGATGAGGAGGAAGAGGGCGACGAAGGCGAGCACCGGCAGGGCGAGCGCCCACCAGGGCAACCGGGTGTCGACACCGGCCGACGCGCGGGCGAGGTCCCTCCGGCCGCTGCTGTGGGTCTGCGCCGACATGGCCGCCTCCGTTGCTGGGAGTCACTGCGCGGAGCCGTTCTCCGCGATGTCTCCAACCTACGGAGCGCGGGGCTCGTGGCCCATCAGGTGACCCACCCACTCGACCCTGACACTCGCCCCCTAGGGGATGCGGGGGTTAACCCCACCCCGGCTCCCCGCCGGGCCCGGTCAGGGCGAGGCGAGGGAGGCGATCACGGCGATGACGGCGGTGATGCCCAGCATCGCGCCGAGCACGATGAGGAACTTCTTCTGGCCGTTCTGGGGGTTCGGTTCGAGTACAGGCATGGGATCAGTCTCGCATCTCAGCATTCGTCCTCGACGGTCCGGTCCCGGCCGGCGAGGCTGCCCACGACCATCTGCGGGATCATCAGGCCGGCCATGAGCGCGATGGGCAGCCCCCAGCCGCCGCTGTGCTGGTAGAGGATGCCGACGAGGAGCGGGCCGGGGATGGAGATGAGGTAGCCGACGCTCTGCGCGAAGGCGGACAGCTTCACGACGCCGGCGCCGGTCCGCGAGCGCATCCCGATCATGGTGAGGGCGAGCGGGAAGGCGCAGTTGGAGACGCCGAGGAGCAGGGCCCACAGCCAGGCGCCGCCGGCCGGGGCGAGGGCGAGTCCGGTGTAGCCGGTGAGGCCGCACAGGCCGAGGGCGACGACGATCGGGCCCTGGTTCTTCATCCGGGTCGCGAGCCGGGGTATGACGAAGGCGAGCGGAACGCCCATGACCATCGTGACGGCGAGCAGCACACCCGCGGTGGAGGCGGGGACGCCTGCGTCGCGGAAGATCTGCGGCATCCAGCCCATGGTGATGTACGCGCCGGTCGCCTGGAGTCCGAAGAAGACGCCGAGGGCCCAGGCGGTGCGGCTGCGGGTGACCCGGGGCGCGGCAGCGGGTTCGGCGGCGGACGGCGCTACGGCCGGCCCGCCGGGCGCGGTCATGGAGCGGTCGCGCAGCAGCGGGAGCCAGGGCAGCACGGCGAGGGCCGCGAGGCCCGCCCAGACGCCGAGGCCGAGGCGCCAACTGCCGCCCATCGCCCCGGTCATGGGCACGGTCGCCGCGGCGGCCAGGGAGGTGCCGAGGGCGAGGGCCATGGAGTAGAGACCGGTCATGCTGCCGACGCGGTCGGGGAAGTACTTCTTGACGATGACCGGCATCAGGACGTTGCTGAGCGCGATGCCCATGAGGGCGAGGGCGCTGGCGGCGAGGAAGGCCGGGGTGCCGCCGGCGAAGGGGCGCAGCAGCAGTCCGGCGAAGATCGCGGCCATGCCGGCGCAGACCACGGCCGCGGGGCCGAAGCGGCGGGCGAGGCGCGGGGCGGCGATGCCGAAGACGGCGAAGCAGAGCGGCGGTACGGAGGTGAGGACGCCGGCGACGCTGCCGCTCATGTGGAGCCCGTCGCGGACCTCTTCGAGGAGGGCGCCGAGGCTGGTGATGGCGGGGCGCAGGTTGACCGCCGCGAGGACGAGTCCGACGGCGACGAGTCCGGCGACCCAGCGGGCGGGGCCGGCGGGTGCGGCGGGATCGGCGGTGCCCGCGCGGGGGCGGGCCTCGGTGGGGGCGGCCTCGGCGGTGGGGGCGAGGGTCTGCGACTCGTCAGGCATGGGGCCATCATAGAATCATGGGATGATTGGTTGTCCAATCTCGAACCAGTCATCGCAGAACCGACCCACTCCCCCAAGACGGAAGGTGCATCCCATGGCGCTCGGCCATCCCCGGCGTGCCGGGCTCTCCGATCAGGTGATCACCCAGCTGCGGAACCAGATCACCTCGGGCGAGTGGCCGGTCGGCACCCGGATCCCGACCGAGCCGGAGCTCGTCGAACAGCTCGGCGTGGCCCGCAACACCGTCCGCGAGGCGGTGCGCGCCCTCGCGCACAACGGGCTGCTGGACATCCGGCAGGGCTCGGGCACGTATGTCGTCGCGACCAGCGAGCTGGCCGGGGTCATGCACCGCAGGTTCGCCGGCTCCGATCCGCGGGACATCGCGGAGCTGCGCTCGACGCTGGAGTCCTCGGCGGCCCGGCTGGCCGCGCAGCGGCGCACGGACCGGGACCTGAAGCAGCTGGACGCGCTCCTCGCGCGGCGCGAGGAGGCCTGGGAGTCGGGCGACGCGGACGAGTTCGTGACGGTCGACGCGGCCTTCCACCACGCGATGGTGGTCGCCTCGCACAACGAGGTGCTGACCGAGCTCTACGCCGACCTCGGGCACGTGCTGCGCGAGTGGCTGCGCGGCGACGTCGGCCGGGAGCTGCGGCCGGAGAACCACATGGACCACGCGCGCCTGGTCGAGGCGGTGCGCGAGGGCGACGCCGAGCGGGCGGCGGCGGAGGCGGCGAGCTACCCGTTCCTCTGCCTCAGGAGCCCGGAGCCGCAGGTTCGTGGGTGATCCACGCCGAGCGGATCTCCTTCCAGCACCGGCCGGTCACCCGGGCGTAGTCGGCGGGGCCGACCTCGACCGGGGCGCTGTCGCTGTCCACGTCCCACCAGCGGTCGCACTCGACGTGGAGGCGGATGCGGTCGGTGCGGGGATAGGGGTTCTGGCAGTGGGCGGTGGCCGTGGACCCCTCGACGACCGTGCGGCAGGAGGCGCCGACGTTCTCGTCCGGCTCGGCCGCGGGGGCGGAGCGGGGCGCGTCCTCGGCGGGGGCGGGGGCCGCCCGCACCTCGGCGGCGACGGCGAGACCGGCCAAGGCCGCGAGGAGCGCGGCGGCCGAGACGAGGGAGGGGGCCCGGGAGTACAGCGCGCGCATGTGCGTACCTCCTCCCCGTCCGTGGCCCGTCAGCAGCCTGTCAGTAGCCGGAATGTCACGCTCTGAACGTCACGCTTCGACCAGTCTGCGGTGATTCGCCGGACTTTTCGACTCGGGCCCGGGTTGCGGAAACGCGAAGGGGCCGGACGCCCGCCTTCCGGCGGTCGTCCGGCCCCTTCGGAGCACTGCGGGAGGCGTCAGGCGCCGATCGCGTGCAGGCCGCCGTCCACGTGGACGATCTCGCCGGTCGTCTTCGGGAACCAGTCGGAGAGCAGCGCGACGATGGCGCGGCCGGCCGGCTCCGGGTCGGACAGGTCCCACTCCAGCGGGGAGCGGGAGTCCCAGACGCTGGCCAGCTCGCCGAAGCCCGGGATGGACTTCGCGGCCATCGAGCCGAGCGGACCGGCCGAGACCAGGTTGCAGCGGATGTTCTGCTTGCCCAGGTCACGCGCCATGTAGCGGCTGGTGGCCTCCAGGGCGGCCTTGGCCGGACCCATCCAGTCGTACTGCGGCCAGGCGAACTTGGCGTCGAAGGTGAGGCCGACGACCGAGCCGCCCTCGCTCAGCAGCGGGAGCAGCGCCATCGTCAGGGACTTCAGCGAGAAGGCCGAGACGTGCATGGCGGTCGAGACCGACTCGAACGGCGTGTTGAGGAAGTTGCCGCCGAGCGCGTCCTGCGGGGCGAAGCCGATGGAGTGCACGACACCGTCGATGCGGTCGCCCAGGTGCTCGCGGACCTGGCCCTCCAGGCGCGCGAGGTGCTCGTCGTTGGAGACGTCGAGCTCCAGGACCTTCACGTTCTCGGGCTTGGGCAGCTTCTTGGCGATGCGCTCGGTCAGCGTGGGCCGGGGCCAGGCGGTGAGGATGATCTCCGCACCCTGCTCCTGGGCCAGCTTCGCGGCGTGGAAGGCGATGGAGGACTCCATCAGCACACCGGTGATCAGGATGCGCTTGCCCTCGAGAATTCCGCTCATGTGATCAGTGACCCATGCCCAATCCGCCGTCAACCGGGATGACGGCTCCAGTGATGTACGAGGCGTCGTCCGAGGCGAGGAACTTCACCGCGGCGGCGATCTCCTCGGGCTGCGCGTAACGGCCCAGCGGTACCTGGGACACGATGCCGGCGCGCTGCTCGTCGGTGAGGACGGCGGTCATGTCGGTGTCGACGAAACCGGGCGCGACGACGTTGAAGGTGAGGTTGCGCGACCCCAGTTCCCGGGCGAGGGAACGCGCGAAACCGACCAGGCCGGCCTTCGAGGCGGCGTAGTTCGCCTGACCCGCCGAGCCGAGCAGGCCGACGACCGAGGAGATCAGCACGACGCGGCCCTTCTTGGCGCGCAGCATGCCGCGGTTGGCACGCTTCACGACCCGGAAGGTGCCGGTGAGGTTGGTGTCGAGGACGGACGTGAAGTCCTCCTCGGACATGCGCATGAGGAGCTGGTCCTTCGTCACGCCGGCGTTGGCCACCAGGACCTCGACCGGACCGTGCTTCTCCTCGATCTCCTTGTACGCCTGGTCCACCTGCTCGGTGTCCGTGATGTCGCAGCGGACGGCGAGGAAGCCGGCCTTCTCCAGCTCCGCGGGGTCGCCGGAGCGGTACGTGATCGCGACCTTGTCGCCTGCCTCGGCGAACGCGTGGGCGATGGCGAGGCCGATGCCCCGGTTTCCTCCGGTGACGAGAACCGAGCGGCTCAACGGATCACCCTTTCGATAGCGGTCTGGTATGCCGAAAACCTATCGGTCCGTTCCTCGATACGGAGAATCGGGCCCTGACAGTGGCGTACTGATGTCACTGTCGGATCCCTACAGAATGGTCTGGGCATCCCGGCGTAAAGCGCGACATGATCAGGGACGACCGGTCTCACACGACAGGAGACGACTGTGCCATCTGGCCCCCATTCCCTCGACGAAGCCTTCACGGCGCTCCCGCTGCGGCAGCTCGCCGACGCGGCGCTCGCCCGCGCGCGGGCGCTCGGCGCCGACCACGCCGACTTCCGCCTGGAGCGGGTGCGCAGCGCCTCGTGGCGGCTGCGGGACGCGAAGCCGTCCGGCTCCTCGGACACCACCGACCTCGGCTACGCGGTGCGGGTGGTGCACGGCGGGGCCTGGGGCTTCGCCTCCGGCGTCGACCTCACCATGGACGGGGCGGCGAAGGTCGCCTCGCAGGCGGTCGCCATGGCCAAGCTGTCGGCGAAGGTGATCGCGGCGGCCGGGTCCACCGAGCGCGTGGAGCTGGCGGAAGAGCCCGTGCACGCCGAGAAGGTGTGGGTCTCCTCGTACGAGATCGACCCCTTCACCGTCTCCGCCGAGGAGAAGAGCGGGCTGCTCGCCGACTGGAGCGCGCGGCTGCTGCGCGCCGACGGCGTGGCGCACGTGGACGCCTCGCTGCTCACCGTGCACGAGAACAAGTTCTACGCGGACACCGCGGGCACCGTCACCACCCAGCAGCGCGTCCGGCTGCACCCGCAGCTGACCGCGGTCGCCGTCGACGAGACCACCGGCGAGTTCGACTCGATGCGGACCATCGCGCCGCCGGTCGGGCGCGGCTGGGAGTACCTGACGGGCACCGGCTGGGACTGGGACAAGGAGCTCGACGAGATCCCGGGGCTGCTCGCCGAGAAGATGCGGGCGCCGAGCGTCGAGGCCGGCCGCTACGACCTGGTCGTCGACCCGTCGAACCTGTGGCTCACCATCCACGAGTCGATCGGCCACGCCACCGAGCTGGACCGCGCCCTCGGCTACGAGGCGGCGTACGCGGGCACCTCCTTCGCCACCTTCGACCAGCTCGGCAAGCTGGCGTACGGCTCCTCGGTCATGAACGTGACCGGTGACCGCACCGCCGAGCACGGGCTCGCCACCATCGGCTACGACGACGAGGGCGTCCAGGCCCAGTCCTGGGACCTGGTGAAGGACGGCACGCTCGTCGGCTACCAGCTGGACCGGCGGATCGCGAAGCTGACCGGCCTCGGGCGCTCCAACGGCTGCGCCTTCGCCGACTCCCCCGGCCATGTGCCGGTGCAGCGGATGGCCAACGTGTCGCTCCAGCCGGACCCGGGCGGCCTGTCCACGGAGGACCTGATCGGGGGCGTGGAGCGGGGCGTCTACGTGGTCGGCGACCGTTCCTGGTCGATCGACATGCAGCGCTACAACTTCCAGTTCACCGGCCAGCGCTTCTTCCGCATCGAGAACGGGCGGCTCGCCGGGCAGCTGCGGGACGTCGCGTACCAGGCGACGACCACCGACTTCTGGGGCTCCATGGAGCAGGTCGGCGGCCCGCAGACGTACGTGCTCGGCGGCGCGTTCAACTGTGGCAAGGCCCAGCCGGGCCAGGTCGCCGCCGTGTCCCACGGCTGCCCGTCCGCCCTCTTCCGGGGTGTGAACATCCTCAACACGACGCAGGAGGCCGGTCGATGAGCCGCGTCAGCAAGCCGTACGAGATCGTCGAGAAGGCCCTGGAGCTGTCCCGCGCGGACGGCTGCGTCGTCATCGCCGACGAGGAGTCCTCGGCCAACCTGCGCTGGGCCGGGAACGCGCTCACCACCAACGGCGTCACGCGGGGCCGCACCCTCACCGTGATCGCCACCGTGGACGGCGCGCAGGGCACCGCCTCCGGTGTCGTCTCGCGCTCGGCCGTGACCGCGGCCGACCTGGAGCCGCTGGTCCGCGAGGCGGAGGCGGCCGCGCGGGCCGCCGGGCCCGCCGAGGACGCGCAGCCGCTGGTGGCGGGCGTGCCCTCCTCGCCCGACTTCACGGACGCGCCGGCGGAGACCACCTCCGCGGTCTTCGACGCGTTCGCGCCCGCGCTCGGCGAGGCCTTCGCCCGGGCCCGGGCCGGCGGCCGGGAACTGTACGGATTCGCCAACCACGAGCTCACCTCCAGCTACCTCGGCACGTCCACCGGACTCCGGCTCCGGCACGACCAGCCGAAGGGCACCCTGGAGCTCAACGCCAAGTCGCCGGACCGCTCGCGCTCGGCGTGGGCGGGGCGCTCGACGCGCGACTTCAAGGACGTCGACCCGGCCGCGCTCGACGCCGAGCTCGCCGTCCGGCTGGGCTGGGCCGAGCGCCGGATCGAGCTGCCCGCCGGGCGGTACGAGACGCTGCTGCCGCCGACCGCCGTGGCCGACCTGCTGATCTACCAGCTGTGGTCCTCGACGGCCCGGGACGCGGTGGAGGGCCGGACGGTCTTCTCCAAGCCCGGCGGCGGGACCCGCCTCGGCGAGACCCTCTCGCCGCTGCCGCTGACCCTGCGCAGCGACCCGGACGAGCCGGGTCTGGAGTCGGCGCCGTTCGTGATCGCCCACTCCTCCGGCGACGACTCGTCCGTCTTCGACAACGGCCTGCCGATCGCCCCGGTGGACTGGGTGCGGGACGGCAAGCTGGCCCATCTGATCACCACCCGGCACACCGCGGGCCTTACTCACTTGCCCGTGGCGCCGGGAGCCGGGAACCTGATCCTGGACGGCGGCGGCGAGCGCTCCCTGGACGAGATGGTCGCGGGCACCGAGCGGGGTCTGCTGCTGACCTGTCTCTGGTACATCCGCGAGGTCGATCCGGCGACGCTGCTGCTCACCGGGCTGACCCGGGACGGCGTCTACCTCGTCGAGAACGGCGAGGTGGTCGGCGAGGTGAACAACTTCCGGTTCAACGAGTCTCCGGTGGACCTCCTGTCGCGGGCCACCGAGGCGGGCCGGACGGAGAAGACGCTGCCGCGCGAGTGGAGCGACTGGTTCACCCGGGCCGCGATGCCCGCCCTGCGGGTGCCGGACTTCAACATGAGCTCGGTCAGCAAGGGCGTCTGACCCGCCTAGACTGGCCGGGAACAGCTTTTCCCATTCACTACGCCGAGGAGACGGACGACGTGACGGACATCGTCGACGAGCTGAAGTGGCGTGGGCTCTTCGCCCAGTCCACCGACGAAGAGGCCCTGCGCAAGGCCCTCGCGGACGGTCCCGTCACGTTCTATTGCGGTTTCGACCCGACCGCGGCCAGTCTCCACGTCGGCCACCTGGTCCAGGTGCTCACCGTCCGCCGGCTCCAGCAGGCCGGGCACCGGCCGCTGGCGCTGGTCGGCGGGGCCACCGGCCAGATCGGTGACCCGCGGCCGACCGCCGAGCGCACCCTGAACGACCCCGAGACGGTCGCGAACTGGGTGAACCGGCTGCGCTCGCAGATCGAGCCGTTCCTCTCCTTCGAGGGCGAGAACGCCGCGGTCATGGTGAACAACCTGGACTGGACCGCCGGCCTGTCGGCGATCGAGTTCCTGCGGGACATCGGCAAGCACTTCCGGGTCAACAAGATGCTGACCAAGGACTCCGTCGCCCGGCGCCTGGAGTCCGAGCAGGGCATCAGCTACACGGAGTTCAGCTACCAGCTGCTCCAGGGCATGGACTTCCTGGAGCTGTACCGGCGCCACGGCTGCACGCTGCAGCAGGGCGGCTCGGACCAGTGGGGCAACCTGGTGGCCGGGCTCGACCTGATCCACCGGCTGGAGCCGGGGGCCCAGGTCCACGCCCTGGCGACCCCGCTGATGGTCAAGGCCGACGGCACCAAGTTCGGCAAGACCGAGAGCGGCGCCGTCTGGCTCGACCCGGAGATGACCACCCCGTACGCGTTCTACCAGTTCTGGCTGAACGTGGACGACCGGGACATCTCCACGTACCTGCGGATCCTGTCCTTCAAGTCCCGCGAGGAGCTGGAGGAGCTGGAGAAGCTGACGGCGGAGCGGCCGCAGGCCCGTACCGCCCAGCGGGCGCTCGCCGAGGAGCTCACCACCCTCGTGCACGGCGCCGACCAGTGCCAGGCCGTCATCGACGCCTCCAAGGCGCTGTTCGGCCAGGGCGAGCTGTCCGAGCTGGACGGTCCGACCCTCGCGGCGGCCCTCTCCGAGCTGCCGCACGCGCGGGTGTCGGAGCTCGGCCTGGTGGTGGACCTGTTCACCGAGGTCGGCCTCGCGCCGAGCAAGTCGGGCGCCCGGCGCACGGTGAAGGAGGGCGGCGCCTACGTGAACAACGTGAAGGTGACCGCCGAGGACGCCGAGGTGTCGGCGGACGAGCTGCTGCACGGGCGCTGGCTGGTGCTGCGCCGGGGCAAGAAGAACCTGGCGGCGATCGAGTTCGTCGGCTAGCCCGAGGCCGTGATCACGACGGAGGCCCGGTGGGCGCGCGATGCGCCCGCCGGGCCTCCGCCGTGACCGGGCGCCGTCGGTGCGGCGCCGTCGGTCAGGTGCTCAGGCGCGTTGTCTGTTGCCCCTGATCGAGGTCCACAGCATGTCCCCCACGCCCACCACGGCGATGGCGCCGATGAGCTGGAGCAGATGACGGGTCCAGTCGATGCCCTTGGTGTCGTTGACCCCGATCCAGGTCGCGACCGCGTTGCCGAGCACGCTTCCGACAATGCCGAACACGGTCGTCAGCCACAGCGGGATCTGCTGCTTGCCCGGGAGGATCGCCTTCGCGATCAGACCCAGGACGAAGCCCACAATGATCGCCCACAACCAACCCATCGTCGCCTCCTCGTGCGCATGTGTGCCCAGTCTCGGCCCGTGGTCCATACGGCGCATGTCGGGCGACTCCATCCGTGCCCCGGTCTCCTGCGCCGGCAAGGACGGGCGTACCGTGGAAGCAGGTACGGACCGGGGAGAGTCCGGCACGGCTGCTGGGTGGTGGAATGTGATGCGGAA includes the following:
- a CDS encoding SixA phosphatase family protein encodes the protein MSVDTPRRIVLLRHAKADWPQTSDHERPLAERGRQDAPVAGRRLAESGIPLDLALCSTATRTRETWKLAVPELPERPKTVYEERLYEASLGELIAVVNETPDTVNGLLLIGHNPGMHALADALTGQAEGDTLARMTRSGFPTAAFAVVTFTGSWKSVEHGVGTLADFWTPHA
- a CDS encoding SGM_5486 family transporter-associated protein, with the protein product MPVLEPNPQNGQKKFLIVLGAMLGITAVIAVIASLASP
- a CDS encoding CynX/NimT family MFS transporter, with translation MPDESQTLAPTAEAAPTEARPRAGTADPAAPAGPARWVAGLVAVGLVLAAVNLRPAITSLGALLEEVRDGLHMSGSVAGVLTSVPPLCFAVFGIAAPRLARRFGPAAVVCAGMAAIFAGLLLRPFAGGTPAFLAASALALMGIALSNVLMPVIVKKYFPDRVGSMTGLYSMALALGTSLAAAATVPMTGAMGGSWRLGLGVWAGLAALAVLPWLPLLRDRSMTAPGGPAVAPSAAEPAAAPRVTRSRTAWALGVFFGLQATGAYITMGWMPQIFRDAGVPASTAGVLLAVTMVMGVPLAFVIPRLATRMKNQGPIVVALGLCGLTGYTGLALAPAGGAWLWALLLGVSNCAFPLALTMIGMRSRTGAGVVKLSAFAQSVGYLISIPGPLLVGILYQHSGGWGLPIALMAGLMIPQMVVGSLAGRDRTVEDEC
- a CDS encoding FadR/GntR family transcriptional regulator; translation: MALGHPRRAGLSDQVITQLRNQITSGEWPVGTRIPTEPELVEQLGVARNTVREAVRALAHNGLLDIRQGSGTYVVATSELAGVMHRRFAGSDPRDIAELRSTLESSAARLAAQRRTDRDLKQLDALLARREEAWESGDADEFVTVDAAFHHAMVVASHNEVLTELYADLGHVLREWLRGDVGRELRPENHMDHARLVEAVREGDAERAAAEAASYPFLCLRSPEPQVRG
- the fabI gene encoding enoyl-ACP reductase FabI gives rise to the protein MSGILEGKRILITGVLMESSIAFHAAKLAQEQGAEIILTAWPRPTLTERIAKKLPKPENVKVLELDVSNDEHLARLEGQVREHLGDRIDGVVHSIGFAPQDALGGNFLNTPFESVSTAMHVSAFSLKSLTMALLPLLSEGGSVVGLTFDAKFAWPQYDWMGPAKAALEATSRYMARDLGKQNIRCNLVSAGPLGSMAAKSIPGFGELASVWDSRSPLEWDLSDPEPAGRAIVALLSDWFPKTTGEIVHVDGGLHAIGA
- the fabG gene encoding 3-oxoacyl-[acyl-carrier-protein] reductase; protein product: MSRSVLVTGGNRGIGLAIAHAFAEAGDKVAITYRSGDPAELEKAGFLAVRCDITDTEQVDQAYKEIEEKHGPVEVLVANAGVTKDQLLMRMSEEDFTSVLDTNLTGTFRVVKRANRGMLRAKKGRVVLISSVVGLLGSAGQANYAASKAGLVGFARSLARELGSRNLTFNVVAPGFVDTDMTAVLTDEQRAGIVSQVPLGRYAQPEEIAAAVKFLASDDASYITGAVIPVDGGLGMGH
- a CDS encoding TldD/PmbA family protein; this encodes MPSGPHSLDEAFTALPLRQLADAALARARALGADHADFRLERVRSASWRLRDAKPSGSSDTTDLGYAVRVVHGGAWGFASGVDLTMDGAAKVASQAVAMAKLSAKVIAAAGSTERVELAEEPVHAEKVWVSSYEIDPFTVSAEEKSGLLADWSARLLRADGVAHVDASLLTVHENKFYADTAGTVTTQQRVRLHPQLTAVAVDETTGEFDSMRTIAPPVGRGWEYLTGTGWDWDKELDEIPGLLAEKMRAPSVEAGRYDLVVDPSNLWLTIHESIGHATELDRALGYEAAYAGTSFATFDQLGKLAYGSSVMNVTGDRTAEHGLATIGYDDEGVQAQSWDLVKDGTLVGYQLDRRIAKLTGLGRSNGCAFADSPGHVPVQRMANVSLQPDPGGLSTEDLIGGVERGVYVVGDRSWSIDMQRYNFQFTGQRFFRIENGRLAGQLRDVAYQATTTDFWGSMEQVGGPQTYVLGGAFNCGKAQPGQVAAVSHGCPSALFRGVNILNTTQEAGR
- a CDS encoding metallopeptidase TldD-related protein — translated: MSRVSKPYEIVEKALELSRADGCVVIADEESSANLRWAGNALTTNGVTRGRTLTVIATVDGAQGTASGVVSRSAVTAADLEPLVREAEAAARAAGPAEDAQPLVAGVPSSPDFTDAPAETTSAVFDAFAPALGEAFARARAGGRELYGFANHELTSSYLGTSTGLRLRHDQPKGTLELNAKSPDRSRSAWAGRSTRDFKDVDPAALDAELAVRLGWAERRIELPAGRYETLLPPTAVADLLIYQLWSSTARDAVEGRTVFSKPGGGTRLGETLSPLPLTLRSDPDEPGLESAPFVIAHSSGDDSSVFDNGLPIAPVDWVRDGKLAHLITTRHTAGLTHLPVAPGAGNLILDGGGERSLDEMVAGTERGLLLTCLWYIREVDPATLLLTGLTRDGVYLVENGEVVGEVNNFRFNESPVDLLSRATEAGRTEKTLPREWSDWFTRAAMPALRVPDFNMSSVSKGV
- the tyrS gene encoding tyrosine--tRNA ligase — protein: MTDIVDELKWRGLFAQSTDEEALRKALADGPVTFYCGFDPTAASLHVGHLVQVLTVRRLQQAGHRPLALVGGATGQIGDPRPTAERTLNDPETVANWVNRLRSQIEPFLSFEGENAAVMVNNLDWTAGLSAIEFLRDIGKHFRVNKMLTKDSVARRLESEQGISYTEFSYQLLQGMDFLELYRRHGCTLQQGGSDQWGNLVAGLDLIHRLEPGAQVHALATPLMVKADGTKFGKTESGAVWLDPEMTTPYAFYQFWLNVDDRDISTYLRILSFKSREELEELEKLTAERPQARTAQRALAEELTTLVHGADQCQAVIDASKALFGQGELSELDGPTLAAALSELPHARVSELGLVVDLFTEVGLAPSKSGARRTVKEGGAYVNNVKVTAEDAEVSADELLHGRWLVLRRGKKNLAAIEFVG
- a CDS encoding GlsB/YeaQ/YmgE family stress response membrane protein is translated as MGWLWAIIVGFVLGLIAKAILPGKQQIPLWLTTVFGIVGSVLGNAVATWIGVNDTKGIDWTRHLLQLIGAIAVVGVGDMLWTSIRGNRQRA